A single genomic interval of Dyella sp. GSA-30 harbors:
- a CDS encoding TonB-dependent receptor, whose protein sequence is MSRRHSALSTLAPAFRLRPLAAACATMSMFFWGAGAVYAQDQPQDNSKPASTAPPATSTKDKRPTNPDSVSNLDTITVTGIQASIQNALKAKQNSDNIIEAISAEDIGKLPDSSIAESLARLSGLATQRVDGRANQISIRGLSPDFTGTTLNGREQATIGENRGVDFDQYPSELISGAAVYKTPDASLIGQGLSGTVDLHTIRPLDLPQRTLAANLRGENASNGSLNHGSNVGDTGHRASFSYIDQFFNHTLGIAVGFAQLDSPVQEKQYQAWWWSLNNGPQGAEGNWGAAHTPGLPDNVLSQEGAQLRAKSENQLRNGLMTVIEWAPNEHYHSTLDLYYSTFNQKTYLNGAQWSSSPYDNVSYSNVGAMPAQPYPIVTTGHIDGLKAVLQNEYTKEKDKLFSAGWNNQYDFGNGWVTTSDLSYSSAKRRLHDAYLFAGLPGQATSSTDFATPLDQGFPNFQPGVNFGDPATVFLTDPNDYGYDGREEFDRQKDTIKAIRLEVSHPAGWIFSDFNLGLNYSDRQKTKQADVYFAWLNGNGSTDSAYQPGFALPIDPSFLSGHTDLSYGGIPGIVNYDVLGALSHQYYLTQRNGQSDWSRNYTVEEKVPVAYFKLNIDTNMDGIPLRGNMGVQVVHTDQSSDALQTNGDALVGRISGGTSYTKVLPSLNLVAEIADKQYLRFGLAKTMARGRIDDEKVATSASVAVITDGPGAGQALWSGSGGNPKLKPYIAVGADLSWEKYFGTSSYVAAAVFNKNLLNYIYNLTTLDYDFSNYINDNPTLKPSSNIGSFTRPENSSGGKMQGLELSGALEGALITHALDGFGVQANFSLTNTTLPVSAVSTIPGSPSTLPGLSRKVANLALYYEKYGWSVRIAERYRSSFTGEAVALFDQLGYTKILADKQTDFQLGYAFDQGRWSGLSILLQVNNLTNSPMKTVQISALPNGVSITRPLEYDTYGRTVMFGVNYKL, encoded by the coding sequence ATGAGCCGTCGCCATTCGGCGCTGTCTACGCTTGCGCCTGCTTTCCGTTTACGTCCGTTGGCTGCCGCATGCGCCACGATGTCCATGTTCTTCTGGGGTGCCGGCGCGGTCTATGCGCAGGACCAACCCCAGGACAATTCGAAGCCTGCATCGACAGCACCGCCAGCGACCTCTACCAAGGACAAACGCCCGACCAATCCGGATTCGGTCAGCAACCTGGACACAATCACCGTGACCGGTATCCAGGCATCCATACAAAATGCACTGAAAGCGAAACAGAACTCCGACAATATCATCGAGGCGATATCTGCCGAAGACATCGGCAAGTTGCCCGACAGCAGCATCGCCGAGAGCCTGGCAAGGCTTTCCGGACTTGCGACCCAGCGTGTGGATGGACGAGCCAACCAGATTTCGATTCGCGGCCTGTCGCCGGATTTCACCGGCACCACCTTGAACGGGCGTGAGCAGGCGACCATCGGCGAAAACCGCGGCGTCGACTTCGATCAGTATCCGTCCGAACTGATCAGCGGTGCTGCCGTGTACAAGACGCCCGACGCGAGCCTGATCGGCCAGGGCCTTTCCGGCACCGTCGACCTGCACACGATCCGTCCGCTCGACCTGCCGCAACGCACGCTGGCAGCCAACCTGCGTGGCGAGAATGCGTCCAACGGGAGTCTCAATCACGGCTCGAATGTTGGCGACACCGGACACCGCGCCAGCTTTTCGTACATCGACCAGTTCTTCAATCACACCTTGGGTATTGCGGTAGGTTTCGCACAGCTCGATTCGCCGGTGCAGGAGAAACAGTACCAGGCATGGTGGTGGAGTCTGAATAACGGGCCGCAAGGTGCCGAGGGCAATTGGGGTGCGGCGCATACGCCAGGCCTGCCGGACAACGTGCTTTCTCAGGAGGGCGCACAGCTGCGCGCCAAGTCTGAGAACCAATTGCGCAACGGCCTGATGACGGTGATCGAATGGGCACCGAACGAGCACTATCACTCGACGCTGGATCTGTACTACTCCACGTTCAATCAGAAAACGTACTTGAACGGTGCGCAGTGGTCGAGCAGTCCCTATGACAACGTTTCTTATTCGAACGTGGGCGCCATGCCGGCGCAGCCCTATCCGATCGTCACTACCGGGCATATCGACGGACTGAAAGCGGTCCTGCAGAACGAGTACACCAAGGAAAAGGACAAGCTGTTTTCCGCCGGCTGGAATAACCAGTACGACTTCGGCAATGGCTGGGTGACCACCTCGGACCTCTCGTATTCAAGCGCCAAGCGGCGCCTGCACGATGCGTATCTGTTTGCCGGCCTGCCCGGTCAGGCGACCAGTTCCACCGATTTCGCCACGCCGCTCGATCAGGGCTTTCCCAACTTTCAGCCAGGCGTGAATTTCGGTGATCCGGCGACGGTCTTTCTCACCGACCCGAACGACTATGGCTACGACGGTCGCGAAGAATTCGATCGGCAGAAGGACACGATCAAGGCGATTCGATTGGAAGTGAGCCATCCGGCGGGATGGATTTTCAGCGACTTCAATCTCGGCCTGAACTACTCCGATCGACAGAAGACCAAGCAGGCCGATGTCTACTTTGCATGGTTGAACGGCAACGGCTCCACCGATAGCGCCTACCAGCCCGGCTTTGCCCTGCCGATCGATCCGTCGTTCCTTAGCGGCCATACCGACCTGAGCTATGGCGGCATTCCCGGTATCGTCAATTACGACGTGCTCGGCGCACTGTCCCACCAGTACTACCTTACCCAGCGCAATGGTCAGTCCGACTGGAGTCGCAACTATACGGTCGAAGAGAAGGTCCCCGTGGCCTACTTCAAGCTCAATATCGACACCAACATGGATGGCATACCGCTGCGCGGCAATATGGGCGTACAGGTAGTCCATACCGATCAGTCGTCCGATGCCTTGCAGACCAACGGCGACGCGCTCGTGGGCCGCATTTCCGGCGGGACTAGCTATACCAAGGTATTGCCCAGCCTCAACCTGGTCGCGGAAATCGCCGATAAGCAATATCTGCGCTTCGGCCTGGCCAAGACCATGGCGCGTGGCCGCATTGACGACGAGAAAGTCGCCACGTCGGCCAGCGTCGCCGTCATCACCGACGGCCCGGGTGCGGGACAAGCGCTGTGGTCCGGCTCGGGCGGCAATCCCAAGCTCAAGCCCTATATCGCCGTGGGCGCGGATCTGTCCTGGGAAAAATATTTCGGCACATCCAGCTACGTGGCTGCGGCCGTGTTCAACAAGAATCTGTTGAACTACATCTATAACCTGACCACACTCGATTACGACTTCTCGAACTACATCAACGACAACCCGACGTTGAAGCCATCGAGCAATATCGGCTCGTTCACGCGGCCGGAGAACAGCTCCGGCGGCAAGATGCAGGGACTGGAGTTATCGGGCGCGCTCGAAGGCGCCCTCATCACGCATGCGCTGGATGGCTTTGGCGTGCAGGCGAATTTCTCGCTGACCAATACAACGCTCCCGGTCAGCGCGGTATCGACCATTCCCGGAAGCCCGTCCACCCTGCCCGGCCTGTCGCGCAAGGTCGCCAACCTCGCCTTGTACTACGAAAAGTACGGCTGGTCGGTGCGCATTGCCGAACGTTATCGCTCGTCGTTTACCGGCGAGGCGGTCGCGCTGTTCGATCAGCTTGGCTATACCAAGATACTGGCCGACAAGCAGACCGACTTTCAGCTCGGATACGCCTTCGACCAAGGGCGCTGGAGCGGGCTGTCGATTCTGTTGCAGGTCAACAACCTGACCAATTCGCCGATGAAGACGGTGCAGATATCGGCGTTGCCGAACGGGGTGAGTATTACCCGCCCGCTCGAATACGACACCTATGGCCGTACGGTGATGTTCGGCGTCAACTACAAGCTCTGA
- a CDS encoding 4'-phosphopantetheinyl transferase superfamily protein, with amino-acid sequence MKLVAPPGSTPVIDGHSAALHDMRRVSVSTPAGVQLNVYLGGFDIEKFSTTAFAAAGIACPPGVARSVHKRQAEFYFGRWAARQALDALGISAFEVGIGASRQPMWPVDVIGSISHTHAYAAAVALRHGECSGVGIDLEHIAGPDASAALSATTVDAIERRYLETLTHLLPTSALLTAVFSAKESLFKAAFNAVGRYFDFSAASVFLVDLRQGVIRLRLTETLCDAFVCGQVCEIGFCFIEPDVVLTYFAW; translated from the coding sequence ATGAAGCTCGTAGCCCCTCCAGGCAGTACTCCGGTGATTGACGGCCATTCGGCCGCCTTGCATGACATGCGCCGTGTCTCGGTAAGTACGCCTGCGGGTGTTCAACTGAACGTTTATCTAGGCGGCTTCGATATAGAGAAGTTTTCGACGACAGCCTTCGCCGCCGCTGGCATTGCTTGTCCACCGGGTGTGGCGCGCAGCGTTCACAAGCGTCAAGCGGAGTTCTATTTCGGCCGATGGGCGGCGCGCCAGGCCCTCGATGCATTGGGCATTTCAGCCTTCGAGGTTGGTATCGGTGCGTCACGCCAGCCGATGTGGCCAGTCGATGTCATAGGCAGCATTTCGCACACGCACGCCTACGCGGCAGCCGTGGCCTTACGCCATGGCGAATGCTCGGGGGTGGGTATCGACCTTGAGCATATCGCCGGCCCCGATGCTTCCGCTGCGCTATCGGCAACGACGGTTGACGCCATCGAGCGTCGATACCTGGAAACGCTTACCCACTTATTGCCCACTAGCGCCCTGCTTACCGCTGTATTTTCCGCAAAGGAAAGTCTGTTCAAAGCGGCATTCAACGCGGTGGGGCGATATTTCGATTTCAGTGCCGCGTCCGTATTTCTGGTCGATCTGCGGCAGGGAGTTATTCGGCTGCGCCTGACAGAGACTCTATGCGACGCTTTCGTTTGTGGACAGGTTTGTGAGATCGGCTTTTGTTTTATCGAGCCTGATGTCGTGCTCACATATTTTGCTTGGTAA
- a CDS encoding MbtH family NRPS accessory protein codes for MSSSLSQSEEMYEVVVNQEEQYSIWPLNKAVPSGWTKVGKQGSKESCLAFISEVWTDMRPLSLRKQMQAD; via the coding sequence ATGTCCAGCAGTTTGAGCCAGTCGGAGGAGATGTATGAAGTGGTTGTCAATCAAGAGGAACAGTATTCCATCTGGCCTTTGAACAAGGCCGTGCCCAGCGGGTGGACGAAGGTAGGCAAGCAAGGCTCAAAAGAGAGCTGCCTGGCATTTATCAGCGAGGTCTGGACGGATATGCGACCGCTCTCGCTACGCAAACAGATGCAGGCCGATTAG
- a CDS encoding Cache 3/Cache 2 fusion domain-containing protein, which yields MFQRSLRVRLLLPVLALVLIAVIASTFVLATTEASRIRDDADASIGRQTTALQSLLAVTRSIMLDQVKSSMRLLRTESDRLGNPSAGPDVDVAGHQASDLQFGSTRQANHFELVDQVTQIAGGTATIFSRSGNDYVRIATNVKKDDGSRAVGTQLDPNGPVIANIRKDTNFYGVVDILGSPYVTGYEPIYNAGNSSVIGIWYVGYKTDLDSLDRVISQSSVLNSGFVALFDSKGKLRFHSKTGATQTPEAMDTIVKQNPRDWVISKQDVPGWGFTLIAAYPKSDVNGQIHRQSMWIAGFGLVICALLLGLQSALIWSRVLKPVQRLTAVADELSLGKWDNTIDEVNLKDEIGTLARAIARLSNSVRLAMERLSKR from the coding sequence ATGTTTCAACGCTCGCTGCGGGTGCGCCTGCTGCTGCCGGTATTGGCCTTGGTGCTGATTGCCGTCATCGCCTCTACCTTCGTTCTCGCTACGACCGAGGCAAGCCGGATCCGGGACGACGCCGACGCATCGATCGGCCGCCAGACCACCGCGCTGCAGAGCCTGCTGGCGGTGACCCGATCGATCATGCTGGACCAGGTAAAAAGCTCCATGCGCCTGCTGCGCACCGAGAGCGACCGGCTGGGCAATCCGAGTGCTGGTCCTGACGTGGATGTGGCCGGGCATCAGGCCAGCGACCTGCAGTTCGGATCGACTCGCCAGGCCAATCATTTCGAGCTGGTCGATCAAGTGACCCAGATCGCCGGAGGCACGGCCACGATCTTTTCGCGTTCGGGCAACGATTACGTGCGTATCGCTACGAACGTGAAGAAGGACGATGGCAGCCGCGCCGTGGGTACCCAGCTGGACCCGAACGGTCCGGTGATCGCCAATATTCGCAAGGACACCAATTTCTACGGTGTGGTGGACATTCTTGGCAGCCCCTATGTGACCGGTTACGAGCCCATCTACAACGCGGGCAACAGCAGCGTGATCGGCATCTGGTACGTGGGTTACAAGACCGATCTGGATTCGCTCGACCGCGTCATCAGCCAGTCCAGCGTGCTCAATTCGGGCTTCGTAGCCTTGTTCGACAGCAAGGGCAAACTGCGTTTCCACTCCAAGACGGGAGCCACCCAGACTCCTGAAGCGATGGACACCATCGTCAAACAGAATCCGCGCGACTGGGTGATCAGCAAGCAGGACGTGCCGGGGTGGGGCTTCACCCTGATCGCTGCCTATCCCAAGAGCGACGTCAACGGTCAGATTCATCGCCAGTCGATGTGGATCGCGGGTTTTGGCCTGGTTATCTGCGCGCTGTTGCTGGGCCTGCAATCGGCATTGATCTGGAGCCGCGTGCTCAAGCCGGTGCAGCGCCTGACCGCTGTTGCCGACGAACTGAGCCTGGGCAAATGGGATAACACGATCGACGAGGTCAACCTCAAGGATGAAATTGGTACGCTCGCCCGCGCCATCGCACGCCTTTCCAACAGCGTAAGATTGGCGATGGAGCGTTTGAGTAAACGTTGA
- the fabD gene encoding ACP S-malonyltransferase, which translates to MCAIFEITRPIAYVPGGCLYGLPHIPHSLTRPGFNGLREFEVESRSAICARNVKNVFLFSGQGSQHFQMGRELFELDDCFRAAIEHSDRVVRKRCGESVLAVLFAEKSTRDIPFDRLLHSHAAIFMVEHALATSLIDRGIRPDIVVGASLGTFAAAAVAGCLDPDAALLAAVEQALALENHCEPGCMIAVVGEPTRYLTPELLALCELGASHFATHTVLSLPQPNVAAVEAHLRRQGMAFQRLPIDFAFHSRWIDAGRQPYQTFLQTLRPRQGDIPIACCASGKLLHSMPGEHFWSVVRDPILFQQTIGLIESSGSCRYIDVGPSGTMATFLKYGLSADSPSQTYQLMSPLGGDMDRLLELTTLHRTTTPGIKQTETPVAPGQQGNHASSERNVESRTMKAIIFPGQGSQFKGMGKDLFPLFPELVKEASDILGYSLEELCLADSQGRLSQTQYTQPALFAVNALHYLHQRDLHTATETRWQPDFLAGHSLGEYNALLAAGVFSFETGLRLVKKRGELMGAATGGGMAAVLGISASEIKAILDEHKLGQIDVANFNTPTQTVIAGEKDVLAVAADLFAQRNLRCVMLNVSAAFHSRHMQSAQREFAQFLKQFTFAAPAITVIANATARPYDRARIAETLASQIAAPVQWVDSIRYVMGRGEVEFQEIGASVLSKMVLEIKAKETAIVDDAPVDGRWSDSETDEAISDESIPVTNVGQREASVAEAVRDIGRVTGHGVPLRIEATSLGSEVFRRRFGLKYAYMAGAMYRGVASAELVIKMAKAGLLSFFGAGGLSPSKIETNIVRIQGELSAGQPYGMNLLANYEYPAHEEAVVDLYLKYGIRNIEAAAFMQMTPALIKFRLQGLRTDAHGDVVCDHRIVAKVSRPEVAKAFMSPPPIAIVEKLLERQLITPLQAELSQKIPVSHDICVEADSGGHTDGGIAAVMLPPMLQLRDDMQRTHAYLEPICMGLAGGIGGPEAAAAALLLGADFVATGSINQCTVEAGMSADGKSMLQEMDIQDTEYAPAGDMFEIGAQVQVMKKSVFFPARANKLLSLYRHYDSLDDIPARTRKQLESTFFKKTFEEIWHETANYFRSVSLEHEVAKAEANAKHKMALVFRWYFAYCTRIAMEGKGDDRVNYQIQTGPALGSFNRWVKGTELEPWTQRHVDHIAVKIMEATAEHLTRSFARFFSN; encoded by the coding sequence TTGTGCGCGATTTTCGAGATCACCCGTCCTATTGCGTACGTTCCAGGAGGCTGTTTGTACGGTCTGCCCCATATCCCTCATTCCCTCACTCGCCCCGGCTTTAACGGGCTGCGTGAGTTTGAGGTCGAGTCACGCTCGGCAATATGTGCACGTAATGTGAAAAACGTATTTCTTTTTTCGGGACAGGGTTCACAGCATTTCCAGATGGGCCGGGAATTGTTTGAGCTTGACGATTGCTTTCGCGCCGCGATCGAGCATTCGGACCGAGTGGTGCGAAAGCGCTGCGGTGAATCCGTACTAGCCGTGCTGTTTGCGGAAAAGAGCACTCGAGACATTCCTTTCGACCGTCTTTTGCACAGCCATGCCGCCATATTCATGGTCGAACATGCACTGGCAACTTCGCTGATCGATCGCGGCATCCGGCCTGACATAGTGGTGGGCGCGAGCCTGGGGACGTTTGCCGCCGCGGCCGTGGCCGGTTGCCTGGATCCTGACGCTGCGCTGCTGGCCGCGGTCGAGCAGGCACTCGCGCTGGAAAACCACTGCGAGCCGGGTTGCATGATCGCAGTAGTGGGCGAGCCGACACGCTACCTAACCCCCGAGCTGCTCGCGCTATGTGAACTCGGAGCAAGCCATTTCGCCACCCATACGGTGCTCTCGTTACCCCAGCCGAACGTCGCCGCAGTCGAAGCTCATCTTCGCCGGCAAGGCATGGCGTTTCAGCGTCTGCCGATCGACTTTGCCTTCCATTCGCGCTGGATCGACGCGGGCAGGCAGCCGTACCAGACCTTTCTTCAAACGCTTCGACCGCGGCAGGGCGATATTCCCATCGCTTGTTGTGCCAGCGGCAAGCTGTTGCACTCGATGCCGGGCGAGCATTTCTGGTCGGTCGTGCGCGATCCGATCCTCTTTCAGCAAACCATTGGCTTGATCGAGTCGAGCGGAAGCTGCCGCTATATCGATGTCGGTCCAAGCGGAACGATGGCGACCTTTCTGAAGTATGGGCTATCGGCCGACTCGCCCTCCCAGACCTATCAGCTCATGTCGCCGTTGGGTGGCGACATGGATCGGTTGCTTGAGTTGACGACGCTGCACCGAACGACAACGCCAGGAATAAAGCAAACCGAAACACCGGTAGCACCAGGACAGCAGGGCAACCATGCAAGCAGTGAGCGCAACGTGGAGTCACGCACAATGAAGGCAATTATCTTTCCCGGCCAGGGCTCCCAGTTCAAAGGAATGGGCAAGGATCTCTTCCCACTCTTCCCCGAGCTGGTCAAGGAGGCCTCCGACATTCTCGGTTATTCGCTCGAGGAACTCTGCCTGGCAGACAGTCAGGGGCGGCTCTCGCAGACCCAATACACTCAGCCGGCACTGTTCGCCGTCAATGCGTTGCACTATCTCCACCAGCGCGATCTGCATACTGCGACCGAAACCCGTTGGCAGCCTGATTTCCTCGCGGGCCACAGCCTGGGCGAGTACAACGCATTGCTCGCGGCCGGCGTGTTCTCCTTCGAGACGGGACTGCGCCTGGTAAAAAAGCGGGGTGAACTGATGGGTGCCGCCACTGGCGGCGGCATGGCGGCGGTACTCGGGATATCGGCCAGCGAGATAAAGGCAATCCTCGACGAGCACAAACTCGGCCAGATCGACGTTGCCAACTTCAACACGCCAACACAAACGGTCATTGCCGGTGAGAAAGACGTGCTCGCCGTGGCGGCCGACTTGTTTGCGCAGAGAAACCTGCGCTGCGTGATGCTGAACGTCAGCGCGGCTTTTCACTCCCGTCATATGCAATCGGCGCAGCGTGAGTTTGCCCAGTTCCTGAAGCAGTTCACCTTTGCCGCGCCGGCTATCACGGTGATCGCCAATGCTACCGCTCGCCCGTACGACCGCGCCCGAATCGCCGAGACCTTGGCCAGCCAGATCGCGGCGCCGGTCCAATGGGTGGATTCGATTCGCTATGTGATGGGTCGCGGCGAGGTCGAGTTCCAGGAGATAGGTGCAAGCGTACTTTCGAAAATGGTGCTGGAGATAAAGGCCAAGGAGACGGCGATCGTCGACGATGCTCCGGTGGACGGGCGTTGGAGCGATTCGGAAACGGATGAGGCGATATCCGACGAATCCATACCGGTGACGAACGTGGGCCAGCGCGAAGCGAGCGTGGCCGAAGCGGTTCGCGACATAGGCCGGGTCACCGGCCATGGCGTGCCGCTTCGGATCGAGGCGACGTCACTTGGTAGTGAAGTGTTTCGCCGCCGCTTTGGCCTGAAGTACGCATACATGGCCGGTGCCATGTATCGCGGCGTGGCTTCCGCCGAACTGGTCATCAAGATGGCGAAGGCAGGCCTGCTGAGTTTCTTCGGGGCGGGCGGGCTTTCACCGAGCAAGATCGAGACGAACATCGTCCGTATTCAAGGCGAGTTGAGTGCGGGTCAACCGTATGGCATGAACTTGCTGGCGAACTACGAGTATCCGGCGCACGAAGAGGCTGTAGTCGACCTCTACCTCAAGTATGGGATTCGGAACATCGAAGCGGCCGCCTTCATGCAAATGACGCCGGCCTTGATCAAGTTTCGGTTGCAGGGACTGCGTACCGATGCACACGGCGATGTCGTTTGCGACCATCGTATCGTGGCGAAAGTGTCGCGGCCGGAGGTGGCCAAGGCGTTCATGAGTCCGCCGCCAATCGCGATCGTGGAGAAGTTGCTGGAGCGGCAGCTGATCACGCCGCTGCAGGCCGAACTGTCGCAAAAGATCCCGGTCAGCCACGACATATGCGTGGAGGCCGACTCTGGTGGCCATACGGACGGTGGCATAGCGGCGGTGATGCTGCCGCCCATGCTGCAGCTTCGTGACGACATGCAGCGGACTCACGCTTATCTGGAGCCGATATGCATGGGGTTGGCGGGCGGCATCGGCGGACCGGAGGCGGCTGCGGCGGCGTTGTTGCTGGGCGCCGATTTCGTCGCCACCGGTTCGATCAACCAATGCACCGTGGAAGCGGGCATGAGCGCGGATGGAAAATCCATGCTGCAGGAAATGGATATCCAGGACACCGAATATGCACCGGCAGGCGACATGTTTGAAATCGGCGCCCAGGTGCAGGTCATGAAGAAGTCCGTGTTCTTTCCGGCACGCGCGAACAAGCTGCTGTCGCTGTATCGCCATTACGACAGCCTGGACGACATTCCCGCCCGTACCCGAAAGCAGCTGGAAAGCACGTTCTTCAAGAAAACCTTTGAAGAGATCTGGCACGAGACCGCGAACTATTTCAGGTCGGTAAGCCTGGAGCATGAAGTTGCCAAGGCGGAAGCTAATGCGAAGCACAAGATGGCGTTGGTATTTCGCTGGTACTTCGCTTACTGCACGCGTATCGCCATGGAAGGTAAAGGGGATGATCGCGTGAATTATCAGATTCAGACCGGGCCGGCGCTGGGCTCGTTCAACCGGTGGGTGAAAGGCACGGAGTTGGAGCCGTGGACCCAACGGCATGTAGACCATATCGCCGTGAAGATCATGGAAGCGACCGCGGAACACCTGACGCGGTCATTTGCTCGTTTTTTCAGTAACTGA
- a CDS encoding gluconate 2-dehydrogenase subunit 3 family protein — protein sequence MDKPVPGRRHFLISTAVAAGAGVAGSLGAKVHDGELGAPPRTYKGGVPWTEGLADQPPGISGTDFKFFTPAERVFIEAAVSRLIPNDEVGPGAVEANVPFFLDRQLAGPFGRGDHYYLGGPWPKGAPEQGYQSRFSPAQMYRAAIAAIDKYAHANFNGADFAKLSDDDRDKLLKGMESGSIQLEDGVDAKTFFAMLLQNTKEGYFSDPIYGGNKDMAAWKMIGFPGAHYDYREWVTRHGEPVPFPPVGFKGRPGWNGES from the coding sequence ATGGATAAGCCAGTTCCCGGTCGGCGTCATTTCCTGATCAGCACCGCCGTTGCGGCCGGTGCCGGCGTAGCAGGTTCACTCGGCGCGAAAGTCCATGATGGCGAACTCGGCGCGCCGCCGCGCACCTACAAAGGTGGCGTGCCCTGGACCGAGGGGCTGGCGGATCAACCGCCGGGGATCTCCGGCACCGACTTCAAGTTCTTCACGCCTGCCGAGCGCGTGTTTATCGAAGCGGCAGTCAGCCGTCTGATTCCCAACGACGAGGTTGGGCCGGGTGCCGTCGAAGCGAATGTACCGTTCTTTCTGGATCGGCAGCTGGCCGGGCCGTTTGGCCGCGGCGATCATTACTACCTGGGCGGACCGTGGCCCAAAGGCGCGCCGGAACAGGGCTATCAAAGCCGTTTCTCGCCGGCGCAGATGTATCGGGCGGCCATCGCGGCGATCGACAAATATGCGCACGCGAATTTCAACGGCGCGGACTTCGCGAAATTGTCCGACGACGATCGCGACAAGCTGCTGAAGGGCATGGAAAGCGGCTCCATCCAGCTGGAGGACGGCGTCGACGCCAAGACCTTTTTCGCCATGCTGCTGCAGAACACCAAGGAAGGTTATTTCTCCGACCCGATCTACGGCGGCAACAAGGATATGGCCGCCTGGAAAATGATCGGCTTCCCCGGCGCGCACTACGACTATCGCGAATGGGTGACGCGCCACGGCGAGCCGGTGCCCTTCCCGCCCGTGGGTTTCAAGGGCCGTCCTGGCTGGAATGGGGAGAGCTGA